A window of Sutcliffiella cohnii contains these coding sequences:
- the panD gene encoding aspartate 1-decarboxylase has translation MFRTLMNAKIHRARVTESNLNYVGSITIDEDILDAVGMVANEKVHIVNNNNGARFETYIIPGKRGGKEFCLNGAAARLVQPGDVIIVISYCMLPEEKIHSHKPKVAVMNEENEIVEMLGTEPAATIK, from the coding sequence ATGTTTCGGACATTAATGAATGCGAAAATACATCGTGCAAGAGTAACGGAGTCTAACTTGAACTATGTTGGTAGCATTACGATAGATGAAGATATATTAGACGCTGTAGGGATGGTTGCAAACGAAAAAGTTCATATTGTAAACAACAATAATGGCGCTCGTTTTGAAACGTATATTATCCCTGGAAAGCGTGGGGGGAAGGAATTCTGCCTAAATGGAGCAGCAGCGCGCTTAGTGCAACCAGGTGATGTCATAATCGTCATTTCCTATTGCATGTTACCAGAAGAGAAAATTCATTCGCACAAACCAAAAGTCGCTGTTATGAATGAAGAAAATGAAATAGTAGAAATGTTAGGAACCGAACCAGCAGCAACAATTAAATAA